A stretch of Christensenellaceae bacterium DNA encodes these proteins:
- a CDS encoding pyruvate-flavodoxin oxidoreductase translates to MAKQTIDGNTAAAHVAYAFSDVGAIYPITPSSPMAESCDEWAAMGRKNIFGQTMKISELQSEAGAAGAVHGSLAAGALTSTFTASQGLLLMIPNMYKISGELLPAVFHVSARALAAHALSIFGDHADVMAARQTGFAMLAAASVQETMDMAAVAHLSTLKAKVPFVHFFDGFRTSHEVSKIELLDYDKLAEMADWKAIEEFRARGMNPDHPHQQGTAQNPDIYFQNREAANKYYMATPAIVQETMNAFAKMFGRQYHLFDYVGAADAQHVVVAMGSGCDVTEEAINYLNAQGEKYGLIKVRLYRPFDASAFVDAIPASAKTITVLDRTKEPGSLGEPLYEDVVTALFEAGRNVKVLAGRYGLGSKEYTPSMVKAVFDNMKAASPKNHFTVGITDDVTNTSLEIKDEIDSSPHGLFSAKFYGLGSDGTVGANKNSIKIIGDHTDMYAQGYFSYDSKKSGGITISHLRFGTSPIQSAYLITQPNMVACHNPSYVIRYDMLEGIKEGGTFLLNSPWSDAEMETELPAAMKNIIAKKKLKFYNIDAIKIAGEIGLGGRTNMVMQSAFFKIANIIPEADAVEYMKQAIKKTYGKKGDEIVNMNYKAVDAGMAVQEVKYPESWATTTQGAAPVAVADDAYFRDVVHPILIQKGDSLPVSAFDPRGFVPVGTTKFEKRGIAVNVPEWQINNCIMCNQCSYVCPHAAIRPFLADEEAMKSAPAGYETKPARGKDGYSYRIQVSPLDCTGCGNCADICPAKEKALIMKPFAEVEKSQAANWEFAANLPEAKVEIKKNLVPESQFLKPLFEFSGACAGCGETPYVKLVTQLFGDRMVVANATGCSSIYGGSAPTCPYTVNDEGKGPAWGNSLFEDNAEFGYGMNLAFTARRNALKAQVQEAIDADGQKDPAVQEAMKAWLEVADKGEQSKAASANLVAALEKVADKCDTCKAILDQKDLFIKKSVWIFGGDGWAYDIGYGGLDHVIASGEDVNILVLDTEVYSNTGGQASKSTPTGSVAKFAASGKKVKKKDLGAIAMTYGYVYVASVAMGANQGQLLKAMQEAEAYPGPSLIIAYAPCINHGINMGKSQHEEKRAVEAGYWQLYRYNPLLKEEGKNPFTLDSKEPSASFQDFILSETRYKSLKKIFPDQAADLFQKSEEEAKERYEYYKSLAEEK, encoded by the coding sequence ATGGCAAAACAAACAATTGACGGTAATACCGCCGCCGCGCATGTCGCATATGCGTTTTCGGATGTCGGCGCGATTTACCCGATCACTCCTTCTTCGCCAATGGCAGAGTCCTGTGATGAATGGGCGGCTATGGGAAGAAAGAACATCTTCGGTCAGACAATGAAAATTTCCGAACTGCAGTCTGAGGCAGGTGCAGCAGGTGCGGTTCACGGTTCTTTGGCGGCAGGCGCGCTGACGTCTACATTTACGGCGTCGCAGGGACTTTTGCTGATGATCCCGAATATGTATAAAATCTCCGGTGAGCTTCTGCCGGCGGTGTTCCATGTTTCGGCAAGGGCGCTTGCAGCGCATGCGCTGTCTATCTTCGGCGACCATGCCGACGTAATGGCGGCACGGCAGACGGGCTTTGCGATGCTGGCGGCGGCTTCCGTACAGGAAACGATGGATATGGCTGCAGTTGCACACCTTTCCACGCTCAAGGCAAAAGTTCCGTTCGTACATTTCTTCGACGGCTTCCGGACTTCGCACGAAGTTTCCAAGATTGAGCTGCTCGATTACGACAAACTCGCGGAAATGGCGGACTGGAAAGCAATCGAAGAGTTCCGCGCAAGAGGCATGAATCCTGACCATCCGCACCAGCAGGGTACGGCGCAGAATCCGGACATCTATTTCCAGAACCGGGAAGCTGCGAACAAATATTATATGGCGACTCCGGCAATCGTTCAGGAAACAATGAACGCGTTCGCGAAGATGTTCGGACGGCAGTATCACCTGTTCGATTATGTCGGCGCTGCGGATGCGCAGCACGTTGTCGTAGCGATGGGCTCCGGCTGCGACGTTACGGAAGAAGCGATCAATTACTTAAACGCACAGGGCGAAAAGTACGGCCTCATTAAAGTCCGCCTTTACCGTCCGTTCGATGCGAGTGCTTTTGTGGACGCGATTCCGGCATCTGCTAAGACGATTACCGTTCTTGACAGGACAAAAGAACCGGGTAGCCTCGGCGAGCCGCTGTATGAAGACGTTGTGACCGCGCTGTTCGAAGCAGGCAGGAATGTTAAGGTTCTGGCGGGCCGTTATGGTCTGGGTTCCAAAGAATATACGCCTTCTATGGTCAAGGCGGTTTTCGACAACATGAAAGCTGCTTCGCCGAAGAACCATTTTACGGTCGGTATCACGGACGACGTAACAAATACGTCGCTTGAAATCAAGGACGAGATCGATTCTTCGCCGCACGGCCTGTTCAGCGCGAAGTTCTACGGCCTCGGATCTGACGGTACGGTTGGCGCGAATAAGAACTCCATCAAGATCATCGGCGACCACACGGATATGTATGCGCAGGGATATTTCTCCTACGACTCCAAGAAATCCGGCGGTATCACGATTTCGCACTTGCGTTTCGGTACGTCCCCGATCCAGTCGGCATATCTCATTACGCAGCCGAATATGGTAGCTTGCCACAATCCCTCCTATGTCATCCGTTACGACATGCTCGAAGGGATCAAGGAAGGCGGCACGTTCCTTTTAAACTCGCCATGGAGCGATGCGGAAATGGAGACGGAGCTTCCGGCGGCAATGAAAAACATCATTGCCAAAAAGAAACTGAAATTCTACAATATCGATGCAATCAAGATTGCGGGCGAGATCGGCCTGGGCGGCAGGACGAACATGGTCATGCAGTCCGCGTTCTTCAAGATCGCGAACATCATTCCGGAAGCGGACGCCGTCGAATATATGAAACAGGCGATCAAGAAAACCTACGGCAAGAAGGGCGACGAGATCGTGAACATGAACTACAAAGCGGTGGACGCCGGTATGGCCGTTCAGGAAGTCAAATATCCTGAAAGCTGGGCGACGACCACACAGGGCGCTGCTCCGGTAGCGGTTGCGGACGATGCGTATTTCCGCGACGTAGTACATCCGATCCTCATCCAGAAGGGCGACAGCCTTCCGGTATCCGCTTTTGACCCGCGCGGATTTGTGCCGGTAGGTACGACCAAGTTTGAAAAACGCGGTATCGCGGTGAATGTACCGGAATGGCAAATCAATAATTGTATTATGTGTAACCAATGCTCGTACGTTTGCCCGCACGCGGCGATCCGTCCGTTCCTGGCAGACGAAGAAGCAATGAAGAGTGCTCCTGCTGGTTACGAGACGAAACCCGCACGCGGCAAGGACGGTTATTCGTACCGCATTCAGGTTTCCCCGCTTGATTGTACGGGTTGCGGAAACTGCGCGGATATCTGTCCGGCAAAGGAAAAGGCGCTTATCATGAAGCCGTTTGCGGAAGTGGAAAAATCGCAGGCAGCGAATTGGGAATTTGCGGCTAACCTGCCGGAAGCGAAGGTCGAAATTAAAAAGAACCTTGTTCCGGAAAGCCAGTTCTTAAAACCGCTGTTCGAGTTCTCCGGCGCTTGCGCGGGCTGCGGCGAAACGCCGTATGTCAAGCTCGTTACGCAGTTATTCGGCGACAGGATGGTTGTAGCTAACGCGACAGGCTGCTCGTCCATTTACGGCGGAAGCGCTCCGACGTGCCCGTATACGGTAAATGACGAAGGTAAAGGGCCAGCTTGGGGCAACTCGCTGTTCGAAGACAACGCGGAATTTGGCTATGGCATGAACCTCGCGTTTACTGCGCGCAGAAATGCCTTGAAAGCACAGGTACAAGAGGCGATCGACGCTGACGGGCAGAAAGATCCGGCAGTCCAAGAAGCCATGAAAGCATGGCTGGAAGTTGCCGACAAGGGCGAACAGTCTAAAGCTGCTTCTGCAAACCTTGTTGCTGCTCTTGAAAAGGTTGCGGACAAATGTGATACCTGCAAAGCGATCTTAGACCAGAAAGACCTGTTCATCAAGAAATCCGTATGGATATTTGGCGGTGACGGCTGGGCATATGACATCGGTTACGGCGGTCTGGATCACGTCATCGCATCCGGCGAAGATGTCAATATCCTCGTGCTTGATACGGAAGTTTATTCCAATACAGGCGGCCAGGCTTCCAAATCTACGCCTACCGGTTCGGTTGCGAAATTCGCGGCTTCCGGTAAAAAGGTCAAGAAGAAAGACCTGGGCGCAATTGCGATGACGTACGGTTATGTATACGTGGCAAGCGTCGCAATGGGCGCAAACCAGGGCCAGCTCTTAAAGGCGATGCAGGAAGCGGAAGCTTATCCGGGCCCGTCGCTCATCATTGCTTACGCGCCGTGTATCAACCACGGTATCAACATGGGCAAATCGCAGCACGAGGAAAAACGCGCTGTGGAAGCTGGTTACTGGCAGCTTTACAGATACAATCCGCTTCTTAAGGAAGAGGGCAAGAATCCGTTCACGCTCGATTCAAAGGAGCCATCCGCAAGCTTCCAGGACTTCATCCTGAGCGAAACCCGTTACAAATCCCTGAAGAAAATCTTCCCGGATCAGGCAGCCGATCTTTTCCAGAAATCCGAAGAGGAAGCCAAGGAAAGATACGAATACTACAAGAGTCTGGCAGAAGAGAAATAA
- the tag gene encoding DNA-3-methyladenine glycosylase I, with amino-acid sequence MNMKTDKKRCSWATDDILIDYHDNEYGKIKSDSNALFEKLCLESFQAGLSWRTVLVKRDAFRRAFLGFDIGKCANLTDEYLESLMQDETIIRNRRKIFAVRENARAVERLNKEYGNFFRFVYSLKKPEQLLKALKQHGFVFVGYTICESFMQSIGIIEAHEPDCYLYTPSGQVI; translated from the coding sequence ATGAATATGAAAACAGATAAAAAACGCTGCAGTTGGGCGACGGACGATATATTGATCGATTACCACGACAACGAGTATGGCAAAATAAAATCCGACAGCAATGCGCTCTTTGAGAAACTGTGTCTGGAAAGCTTTCAGGCGGGGCTCTCGTGGAGAACGGTGCTGGTCAAAAGAGACGCTTTCAGGAGGGCGTTTCTAGGCTTTGATATCGGAAAATGCGCGAATTTGACGGACGAGTATCTGGAATCTTTAATGCAGGATGAAACGATCATCCGTAACCGCCGTAAAATTTTTGCCGTACGAGAGAACGCGCGTGCAGTGGAGCGTTTAAATAAAGAATATGGAAATTTTTTCCGCTTCGTGTACAGCCTGAAAAAACCGGAGCAACTTTTAAAGGCGCTTAAGCAGCATGGTTTTGTATTCGTGGGCTATACGATCTGCGAATCTTTCATGCAGAGCATCGGCATTATCGAAGCGCACGAGCCGGATTGTTATCTCTATACGCCGTCCGGCCAGGTGATATGA
- the hisC gene encoding histidinol-phosphate aminotransferase, giving the protein MNTLWSDKARSLKPYTAGEQPKEKMIKLNTNENAYPPSPKVAQAIMQATADLRLYPSPDSDALREQIAKHHGVSLSQVFCSNGSDEALALCFAAFFQNIHVRGEDKTNWFPNVTAPFKLRTLDVTYSFYPVWADLFDIPLDIVPLKDDFSVNVPRMHGARGVVLPNPNAPTGVALPLSDIESIAQKTEGVFVVDEAYGAFGAKSAIPLISKYRNIAVVRTLSKSHALAGLRVGYVVADEELIGALNTVKDSFNSYPLDRLAQAGAIAALRDTEYYDQTIREIIHTRTDTIGALYAMGVKCLPSHANFLFVKMDSVPAGEAFQRLRDKGVLVRYFGSKRTKDYLRVTIGTPDEMRAFLTALKEII; this is encoded by the coding sequence ATGAATACGCTTTGGAGCGATAAGGCAAGGAGTTTAAAACCATACACGGCGGGTGAGCAGCCCAAGGAAAAGATGATCAAGCTGAACACTAATGAAAACGCATATCCGCCCAGTCCAAAGGTTGCGCAGGCAATCATGCAGGCCACGGCGGATCTGCGGCTTTATCCGTCCCCCGATTCGGATGCGCTGAGAGAGCAAATCGCCAAACACCACGGCGTTTCCCTCAGTCAGGTATTCTGTTCCAACGGCTCTGACGAAGCTCTCGCTCTATGTTTCGCGGCTTTTTTCCAGAATATCCATGTAAGGGGCGAAGACAAAACCAACTGGTTTCCAAACGTGACCGCGCCCTTTAAACTGCGCACGCTTGACGTGACCTATAGTTTTTATCCCGTGTGGGCTGACCTTTTTGATATTCCTCTTGATATTGTGCCCCTCAAGGACGATTTTTCGGTAAACGTACCCAGGATGCACGGCGCACGCGGGGTGGTGCTTCCAAACCCCAATGCGCCTACAGGCGTGGCGCTTCCCTTAAGCGATATTGAAAGCATCGCGCAAAAGACCGAGGGTGTTTTTGTCGTGGACGAGGCCTATGGCGCGTTCGGCGCCAAAAGCGCAATTCCGCTTATTTCCAAATACCGGAACATCGCGGTCGTTCGGACGCTCTCCAAATCGCATGCGCTTGCAGGCCTGCGCGTTGGGTATGTCGTCGCCGACGAGGAGCTGATCGGCGCGCTAAATACCGTAAAAGACAGTTTCAACTCCTATCCTTTGGACAGGCTTGCACAGGCCGGCGCCATCGCCGCGCTCCGTGACACGGAATATTATGACCAAACGATCCGCGAGATTATACATACGCGTACGGACACCATCGGCGCGCTTTACGCAATGGGCGTCAAATGCCTGCCTTCGCATGCAAACTTCCTGTTTGTGAAAATGGATTCCGTTCCCGCCGGTGAAGCGTTCCAAAGGCTGCGGGACAAAGGCGTGCTCGTCCGTTATTTTGGCAGCAAACGCACCAAGGATTATTTGCGCGTTACCATCGGTACGCCCGACGAAATGCGCGCCTTCCTCACCGCTTTAAAGGAGATCATATGA
- a CDS encoding prephenate dehydrogenase, giving the protein MKIGVVGLGLMGGSLARALKKYTSHTVCGVDTDPKTLKAAYDAGAIDCDSDVSGCDIVFVCLFPQDSIDYMLHTEFKKNAVIADICGVKRAIEEQVAEPLFKRGLRYVGTHPMAGKETGGFLSSETGLFQGASFIITIAGHTDQQAKSELAALAKQIGFTRVTECSARKHDEVIGYTSQLAHIVSNAYVKSKSALDFKGFSAGSFMDLTRVAKLNPQMWTELFLLNGDILADEIDELIDNISVLRDAIRAGDAKTLRALLKDGSDRKELLNRDVK; this is encoded by the coding sequence ATGAAAATAGGCGTAGTCGGATTGGGTTTGATGGGCGGCTCGCTTGCTCGTGCCCTGAAAAAATATACGTCACACACCGTTTGCGGCGTGGATACGGATCCCAAAACGCTTAAGGCCGCTTACGATGCAGGCGCGATTGACTGCGACAGCGACGTATCCGGCTGCGATATAGTCTTTGTGTGCCTTTTCCCGCAGGACAGTATCGATTATATGCTGCATACGGAATTTAAAAAAAATGCGGTCATCGCTGATATTTGCGGCGTAAAACGCGCGATCGAAGAGCAGGTCGCCGAGCCCCTTTTTAAGCGCGGCTTGCGTTATGTGGGGACGCACCCCATGGCCGGCAAGGAAACCGGCGGCTTTTTAAGCAGCGAAACCGGGCTTTTTCAGGGTGCGAGTTTTATTATCACGATCGCCGGGCATACGGACCAGCAGGCGAAATCCGAGCTTGCGGCGTTGGCGAAGCAAATCGGTTTTACGCGCGTCACTGAATGCTCCGCGCGCAAGCACGACGAGGTGATCGGCTATACATCCCAGCTTGCACACATCGTATCCAACGCATATGTCAAAAGTAAATCGGCGCTGGATTTCAAAGGTTTTTCCGCCGGAAGCTTTATGGATCTGACGCGCGTCGCAAAACTGAATCCACAAATGTGGACGGAACTTTTTCTTTTAAACGGAGATATTTTGGCAGACGAAATCGACGAACTGATCGATAATATATCCGTTCTGCGCGACGCAATCCGCGCCGGAGACGCAAAAACGCTGCGCGCGCTTTTAAAGGACGGCAGCGACAGGAAAGAACTCTTAAACAGGGATGTAAAATGA
- a CDS encoding chloride ion channel protein, with product MKNSANDTHTVLHRFKNFRYGLLIQGIAVGALAGLVSVLFRLAIENANEALSFILSAAGQNILLMAAWFGVLVIFAVLTAKLVRWQPMISGSGIPQVEGEIHGIFSQSWWRVLAGKFAGGVLSIGAGLSLGREGPSIQLGAMMGKGFSRMTKRIKVEEKLLMTCGASAGLAAAFNAPFAGVLFSLEELHKNFSIEVLLSTMAASVTADFISRNIFGLSPIFSFHLTQNIPLDLYWAILILGAVLGVGGAFYNFCIKKSQQLYDKMKKVRLEFRLMIPFLCAGILGFTFPAVLGGGNQLIPMLIDGKFALAMVFVIFLIKFIFSMVSFGSGAPGGIFLPLLVLGALLGGGAGMAMIDVFALPQGLLQNFIVLAMAGFFAAIVRAPITGIILICEMTGSFTQLLSLTLVSLIAYAVADLLKAKPVYEQLLERIIETNGEKQPAESEGNKILLEIPVHHGAPICMKKISEIKWPQQSLIVAVRRGSHEIIPKGTVRIRPGDTLIILCNEENSYMVREQVIDWCQTA from the coding sequence ATGAAAAACAGCGCAAACGATACCCATACGGTATTGCACCGCTTTAAAAATTTCAGATACGGGCTGCTGATACAGGGGATCGCCGTGGGCGCGCTCGCGGGTCTGGTATCGGTACTCTTTCGCCTTGCGATCGAGAATGCGAATGAGGCGTTGTCTTTTATCCTGTCGGCAGCCGGACAAAATATTTTGCTGATGGCCGCCTGGTTTGGCGTACTGGTGATTTTTGCTGTGCTTACGGCAAAGCTTGTGCGCTGGCAGCCGATGATCAGCGGCAGCGGTATTCCGCAGGTAGAAGGCGAAATACACGGTATATTCAGCCAAAGCTGGTGGAGGGTGCTGGCCGGCAAATTCGCCGGCGGCGTTCTCAGCATCGGCGCAGGGCTGTCGCTTGGGCGGGAAGGCCCGTCCATACAATTGGGCGCGATGATGGGAAAAGGCTTTTCCCGCATGACAAAGCGTATCAAGGTGGAAGAAAAGCTCCTGATGACATGCGGTGCGAGCGCGGGCCTTGCGGCGGCTTTCAATGCGCCGTTTGCAGGAGTATTGTTTTCCCTGGAGGAATTGCATAAGAATTTCTCCATCGAGGTGCTGCTTTCTACCATGGCGGCGTCCGTAACGGCGGATTTTATTTCACGGAACATATTTGGTTTATCGCCTATTTTCAGTTTCCACCTGACGCAGAATATTCCGCTCGACCTTTATTGGGCGATCCTGATTTTGGGCGCCGTGCTTGGCGTAGGCGGCGCGTTTTATAATTTTTGCATCAAAAAATCCCAGCAGCTTTACGATAAAATGAAAAAGGTCAGATTGGAATTCCGTCTGATGATCCCGTTTTTATGCGCGGGAATCCTGGGTTTTACCTTTCCTGCGGTGCTCGGCGGCGGGAATCAATTGATCCCTATGTTGATCGACGGAAAGTTTGCACTGGCGATGGTGTTCGTGATTTTCCTGATTAAATTCATTTTCTCTATGGTAAGCTTTGGTTCGGGCGCGCCGGGCGGTATCTTTCTGCCTTTGCTCGTGCTGGGCGCTTTGCTGGGCGGGGGAGCCGGCATGGCGATGATCGATGTATTCGCCCTTCCGCAGGGCCTGTTGCAGAATTTCATCGTGCTGGCCATGGCGGGTTTTTTCGCGGCTATCGTGCGCGCGCCGATCACTGGCATCATACTGATATGCGAAATGACAGGGTCTTTCACGCAGCTTTTATCCCTGACCCTCGTATCGCTGATCGCATATGCCGTGGCAGACCTCTTGAAAGCAAAGCCGGTTTACGAACAGCTTTTAGAGCGGATCATCGAAACAAACGGCGAAAAACAGCCTGCGGAAAGCGAAGGGAACAAAATACTGCTTGAAATTCCCGTACATCACGGGGCGCCGATCTGCATGAAAAAAATCAGTGAAATCAAGTGGCCGCAGCAAAGCCTGATTGTCGCCGTGAGAAGAGGCAGTCACGAAATCATCCCCAAGGGAACGGTGCGTATCCGCCCGGGAGATACCTTGATCATCCTTTGTAATGAAGAAAATTCGTATATGGTACGGGAACAGGTCATAGACTGGTGCCAAACGGCTTAG
- the leuD gene encoding 3-isopropylmalate dehydratase small subunit, translated as MNAKGTVLKYGDNIDTDVIIPARYLNTSDPEELASHCMEDIDTEFVKKVKKGDIMVGGKNFGCGSSREHAPIAIKESGVSCVIAASFARIFYRNSINIGLPILECEEASREIKNGDEVEVDFGTGQIRDLTTGKEYYAQPFPTFIQDIIEAGGLIKAVGQDKL; from the coding sequence ATGAATGCAAAAGGAACTGTTTTAAAATATGGAGATAATATCGACACGGACGTGATTATCCCCGCGCGTTACTTAAATACGTCGGACCCTGAGGAACTTGCGTCGCACTGCATGGAAGATATTGATACGGAGTTTGTAAAGAAAGTCAAAAAAGGTGACATTATGGTGGGCGGCAAAAACTTCGGTTGCGGCTCGTCGCGCGAGCACGCGCCCATCGCCATCAAAGAATCGGGCGTCAGTTGTGTGATCGCGGCGAGTTTTGCGCGCATTTTCTACCGCAACTCGATCAATATCGGGCTGCCTATCCTCGAATGTGAGGAAGCGTCACGGGAGATCAAAAACGGCGACGAGGTGGAAGTGGATTTTGGCACAGGTCAAATCCGTGACCTGACGACAGGCAAGGAATATTACGCCCAGCCGTTCCCAACGTTTATCCAGGATATTATTGAGGCCGGCGGCCTCATTAAGGCGGTTGGACAAGATAAGCTGTGA
- the leuC gene encoding 3-isopropylmalate dehydratase large subunit, with amino-acid sequence MNMGMTMTQKILAAHAGLPSVAAGQLISIKLDMVLGNDITSPVAIREFNKTGKDVFDKNKIALVMDHFTPNKDIKAAEQCKLVREFAIKHGIVNFFDVGTMGIEHALLPEKGLVVAGDAVIGADSHTCTYGALGAFSTGVGSTDMAAAMATGKVWLKVPQAIRFNLRGELKKYVSGKDVILHIIGMIGVSGALYQSMEFGGPGLASLTMDDRLCMANMAIEAGGKNGIFEVDEQTVEYLRSHSDREFTVYAPDEDADYARVIDIDLSQIKSTVAFPHLPENTKTIDEVGDIRIDQVVIGSCTNGRISDLRAAADILVGRKVAKNVRTIIFPATQAIYLQAMEEGLLKIFIEAGCAVSTPTCGPCLGGHCGILAEGERAVATTNRNFVGRMGHVKSEVYLASPEVAAASAVAGRIASPTEL; translated from the coding sequence ATGAATATGGGCATGACAATGACGCAAAAAATACTGGCTGCGCACGCGGGACTGCCGAGCGTTGCGGCCGGACAGCTGATTTCCATCAAGCTGGATATGGTGCTGGGCAACGACATCACCTCGCCAGTCGCGATCCGCGAGTTTAACAAGACAGGTAAGGATGTATTCGACAAAAACAAAATCGCGCTGGTGATGGACCATTTTACGCCAAACAAGGACATCAAGGCGGCGGAGCAATGCAAGCTGGTACGCGAATTTGCGATAAAGCATGGTATCGTTAATTTCTTTGACGTGGGAACGATGGGCATCGAGCATGCGCTTCTTCCCGAAAAGGGACTGGTCGTCGCGGGCGACGCGGTTATCGGCGCGGATTCGCATACGTGTACATACGGCGCATTGGGCGCCTTTTCCACGGGCGTTGGTTCTACGGACATGGCGGCGGCCATGGCGACCGGCAAGGTATGGCTTAAGGTGCCGCAGGCCATCCGCTTCAATTTAAGAGGCGAACTCAAAAAATATGTGAGCGGCAAAGACGTTATTCTGCACATCATCGGCATGATCGGTGTTTCAGGCGCGCTTTACCAGTCCATGGAATTCGGCGGCCCGGGGCTTGCCTCGCTTACGATGGACGATCGGTTGTGCATGGCAAATATGGCGATCGAAGCGGGCGGCAAAAACGGCATTTTTGAAGTGGACGAGCAGACGGTAGAATACCTGCGCAGTCATTCGGACCGTGAGTTTACCGTCTATGCGCCGGACGAAGACGCGGATTATGCGCGCGTGATCGACATCGATTTGTCACAGATCAAATCCACGGTAGCTTTCCCGCATTTGCCGGAAAATACCAAGACCATCGACGAAGTAGGCGATATTAGGATCGACCAGGTGGTGATCGGTTCGTGCACGAACGGCAGAATCAGCGACTTGCGCGCGGCGGCGGATATTCTCGTGGGCAGGAAAGTCGCAAAAAATGTGCGTACGATCATTTTTCCGGCGACGCAGGCGATTTATCTGCAGGCCATGGAAGAGGGATTGCTGAAAATATTTATCGAGGCAGGCTGCGCCGTTTCCACACCTACCTGCGGGCCGTGCCTCGGCGGACACTGCGGCATTTTGGCGGAGGGCGAGCGCGCGGTGGCGACCACCAACCGGAACTTTGTGGGCCGGATGGGGCATGTAAAATCTGAAGTATACCTGGCAAGCCCGGAAGTTGCGGCGGCCAGCGCGGTTGCGGGCAGGATCGCTTCGCCGACTGAGCTATAA